CAGAACACAAGCTCTGCTATGTAAGTGAGGACGGTACAAAGCACATTTCATGCATCATTATCCCGGCCTGATTAGTAACAATGGAAACTGGCCCTTGAGTCTAACGATCAGCGGGAAAGACCTTCCGCTTTTGCAGAAGAGGAACAATCACCCTGTACGTGTCTCTGTTCTTGGCACcatgaaacaaaagagaccagagCCTCTCCAAGGGCTGCTCTCAAATTGCTTTGGCAGCTGTTGTCTCATAGATGCTACTGTCCAGGGCTGGAGAGAAGCAAAGCCCAGCTCTCCTCAGCAGGTAGGGACATCTCCCTGGACACCCTGGTGGCAGGGCTGCGAGGCACCTGTGGACACAGCCGTGGCAGCCCTCCCAGGCTCAGGAGCCCCTGTGAGCAGGGACAGCTGCACTCTTAGCCTCTCAGCACATGGTCACTTCTCTGGGAAGTGGCAATCATGACCTTGACTGCCTTCTAACTGCTTGTGAGACTTCCCATGGGACGATCTGGGCAAAAGAACCCACGTGGGAAGGCTCACGGGGTGCAGGAGTTGcttccctgcccaccctcccccactccaGTCACTGCCATGTGGGCGTGGGGAGGGGGCACGGCAGGAGGGGTGGTCACTGCTGCCCTGAAGTTCACTGTTGGAGTGGTCGTTGCtgtgcaccacacacacacacatatccacacaacacagacacacaccgcATCTGTGTCTCAGGCGTTCCAAGGACAGCAGTGCCTATGGAATGGCCTGACGTTAAGTTGTACCTGCCTCAGGTATTTCCAGAAAAGAGTCAGTTACATAAATAATGAGCTAAATGAATGCTCCCTTTTCTTCTTGGTTTTCCCTAGAAACAGAAAAGCTGCCCCAGCCTCACACGAGGATGAGGAAATATTCATGACTGGACAGTTCCAGAAAACCCTTGCAGAACTGGATGAAGACCTGGAAGGTAAGCACCGCCCCTCCTGCCTGGACGTCTCCGCCGGGGCCAGGCTCCCTGAGGGCTGTCAGGGTTGCTGACTGCACCGCGGTGACCACGTGCAGAAATGTGTGCAGAGATGTGGCTCCGAGAGAGGAAGGCCCAGGCTGGGGGCCAagcacacagggagctcagctccagaAGGGGCCATGCACTGGGCGGCCAAACAGTGCCGAGGAAATGTCCGAGCAGGCGCCTACAGCCTGCTCTGAGTAATACTGATTCTGCACATTAAAAGTCTGCACACATGAACCAAAGAAGAAGTTCTCAGCCCTCGGATGATGTAGGGAGACACTGGGTGCCACTCTGGCAAACAGGCCTCTGGATTAAACCTCCCAGCCCATGAACTGCTAACATGTGGTCTGACTTTCAGTGAGGAACACAGCACACAGCATCTCCCTAGGGACCCCTGTTCCCGGGGGCGTCCCAGGGACTGCACTTCTGTGCACTTCTGTGTATCAGACAGAATAGTGTAAGGTCTGAGCAGATACAAACCAGCTCAGATACAAACCGGAAATCTTTCAAAGGCACACAGACTAGAAAGTAGATACAGGCCTTGCTTGACGACCAAATAAAACAAGGAGGAGGCAGATTCCAGAGCTGACCAAGCCTTTTGTCTGactcactttttcattttctgtcctcAAATGGGGTTGACAGAGCTAAGACACCTTTCTCAACCTTGGTCTGTCCCTCAGACCCTGCCTGCAGGCCCACTATGTCCTTTAGGGCTAATTATTGGGGGCTCAAGGCATTGTCACCTGCCTCTTAGGAAGCAGAACAAGAGCAACTTGACCCATAGATTCTGCGGTGCTCCTTGTGAACCAAAtcaagaggaaagtaaaaatccCAAATCCACCTTCCCATCCTGCTCTGAGGTGGTGTTTACTGAGGGCTTGGACTTCAACATCAATTTGTAAGTAAAGATACTGGCAAAATGTGGTACCTCAGTGCCTGCCCCCAAGGCATCATGAATCTGCAGACACATCCTTGATTGGGTCCTATGCACTGAGACTGGCTCTGGGCATGTGTAGACAACAACCCAAATGACACTAAATAACTTACACCAAAGGACCCTCAGGAGATGAAAATCAAGGTGGGATTTCACTGGTTAAGGGGTATCAGAATCATCCAAGTGGGCTCTGCCTGTGACCTGAGTTGtgcttctttgcagaaatggaaGAAAGCTACGAAGCTGACACAGGCCCCCTCGCCAACTCCATACATGGCATGTCCACCCCCCATGGTGACCCTGAGGCAGTCCCGGTGACGTTCATAGGGGAGGTTCTGGACGATCCCGTGGACTCAGGCGTGTTTTCCAATAGAAACAACAACGCCGGCTCCTTCGACTTGGGGAGCACAGCCGACAGTAAGGCTCAGCCACCACCTCACCAGGCCGAGTGCCCCCAGCAGCACAGCCAGAGGCGGGCAGCAGGGCCCAGCTCACCAGCTCCTTCCCGGGAGCCTGAGAGAGAGGTCAGGTCAGCCTTGACCAACACCTGGAAGGAGGTGGATCCCAGGAAGATGGAGCCCACGGCGAGTTCTGCTTCAGCGCTTCACACTCACCACTGGAatgggaaggaggaaggcagggcGCCTGTTTCTGCTCACAGCGGGGGGACCCCAGCCCCTGGAAGGGTGACCCCACagctggggaaggaaaaggcaagCGATGGTAAAGGTGATATATCAACACTACCGCCATGGCATCAACGAGGCCAACACCCAGTGGGGAGTTATGGCCTTAAATATGGCCTCACAACTTATAAAATTGTCCCTCCGAAGTCAGAGATGAAATGCTATGACCGGGGGGCATCTCTCTCCGTGGGTGCCATTAAGATCGATGAGCTGGGGAACCTGGTGAGCCCCCACGTGCATACTGGCAGGACTGTAGTCCCCTCATCACCCACTCTGGAGGCAGAAACCCCACCCATTGGAAAAGTCAAAGAATTCTGGAGATCCAATTCTGTAGAGAAGCACTCTGGCCGGCCCATGGAGAGGCCCAagaggacccccacccccaccacccccacgaATCTGCAACCTCAGGAAAGCAGACTGAGAGGCGAGCCCACCTCCCCAGACCCCCAGGGAACACTGCCCGGGCCCCAGTCCCCACACTCGGAAGATGGGAgagctgtgggggaggggagaagctgGCCACCCCCAGCAGCCACTCGCCCCCTCCAAGTGCCGGCAGCTAACACCGCGGAAGTCCCGTTTCTCAAACCTCAGAGGAGAACATCCAGTCAGTACATGGCCTCTGCCATTGCCAAGCGGATAGGGACCCCAAAAGTCCACAGTGATGCAGGGAGGAGACAGGATAACACCCAGAGGACGTGTGAAGGCACAGCCCCAGAGCCAGTGGTAGCACCTCCTGCGGTGAAGGACAGTACCACCCCCAGCCCAAACCCAGGGACGGGCGTTCGTCCTGAGGGGGAGGAATTGACGGCAGGACCCCATCCTGGATGGCAAGTCAGCAGCCCTTACGGGAAGCTGTCTGCTCAAGACTACCCGTCTGGCATCCACAGAAATTCCCATGGCTCACTAGTCACAGCTGCACAACGGGACCAGGCTTCTGTGGGACAGAGCAGTGGTCTCAGTGGAGAGCAAAACATAAGGACACACAGGACCGACTCAGCATCCAACCCCAAGTACAAGTCTGACGGCCTGAGTCCCTCACGCCTTCACTCAGGAGATGATCAGACTTCAGGCAGCACCCTGGTGAATGGCTCCCGGTGGGTCCCCATCCACAGCGagcctccttgctctccaagagtGTCAGATACAAATGGCCGGGCTGGACAGGAGCCCCCACAACGGGAGGAAAAGCCCAGTTTGTTAAGCACAGGTGTACTTGAAGCTGATGGTACACTGCCAGCCAGCATCTTCGGGCCAAAGAAGAAATTCAGGCCTGTGGTCCAGAGGCCAGCTCCGAAAGACACATCCCTGCACAGCGCCTTGATGGAGGCCATCCACTCAGCAGGAGGCAAGGACAGGCTCCGCAAGGTGAAGTTATTGGTTGGCTTCTGCCTCAGGGACGGCCTCTCCCCCACACCCACTCAGACACAGATCTTAGGTGACATCAGAGGAGGGGGACCAGGCTAGGGATGCGGGTGACTGCACGGCTTAATTTTACCTGGATTTCCATCTCCCTGCCTATGGAGTTATTTAAATAGAACCACCAAGGAGACAAAACTGATGACTTTGGTTTGCCCACACTGCCTTTAAGGCTCTTGACTGCCCTGGGGAAAGGTGTCAGCAATACATCCTTGTGTGGGCACGGGGGagtggagggatggggtggggtgccGGCTTGGGGAGGGATCATCCATAACTGGTCCTTGAGCCTGGAGGGGGAGATGGAGAGTCAGGCTGAGGCCCTGCCCCCTATCACCCTGCATTTTCAGCAGTGGTGGGCTGAAGCCTTGGGGAAAATTTTATGACACCTGCCCCCCATGTAGGAATTTATCACCTTGCAAATGTTATTTAACAGCTACCCTGACACTGATGGTTAGaaactgtttctttcattttgccaCTGAGGAAAGAGGGAGATGACATTTGGGGAGGGTGATCACCCTGTGCCTCCCCAAATACATAGCTtttgatttctgtattttgttgctgttgtttcatcgctcagtcatgtctgactcttcgtgaccccatggactgtcatccaacaggctcctctgtccatgagatttcccaggcaagaatactggagtgggtattcccttctccaggggatcttccccactcagggatcaaacctgcatctcctgcattgccaggcagattctagctgagccaccagggaagccccttaatttttatatagtgtGAGGTCAATCCAGAACTGCACCTTGATAATTCTACCTTCTAACAGACAGAGATGATAAAACTGACCCTGCAGGCCTGACCTGATAACTATAGGCTTTCTTGTGTACTGCCTTATAGTCGTCATTTCCCTGTCACCCAAGTGACAGAAGTTGACGTCATTAATAAATATTCTAGATTCCAGAACCCGGCTCAAAGGGAGGGCCAAAGAAACCATCCTACACTGAGGCAGACGGCGAGCGCTCAGCCCTCCTGGCGGCCATACGTGGCCACAGCGGGACCTGCAGCCTGAGGAAGGTGAGAGGGGGCCCCAGACACACACCTACCCACCACAGTGACCCCCGGAAAACTGCACAAGCCAGGGCGACCCTCCAATTCCCTAAGCGATGCTAAGTCATCACTGGAGTGGCCAGCCGGGCTGCGGGAGAGGCCCTGAGGGCCAGCCTCTCCTGAAGGTGCTAGCGTTTCCTGTACACTTGTGCCTGCACCTCCCCACACTCCCAGGACACAGAGCGGGCTGCAGGGCTGGGTCACCCAGCAGCAGAGGCAGTGGCCACTCAGCTCCAGGATGGAGCTGCTACCTGCTGGGGCTGGTGTGACACAGTCGCAGGACTACCCAGACTTGAGCTTGGGGACAGAGGGTCATGCACCTTCCGCAGCCAGAATCCGAGGAAAAACCGGGTGGGCACCTTCCTCTCCGTGTTTGGAGGAGGGTCCTTCCCACCGATTGgctgttgctgtgtgtgtgtggcctcaGGGTCTGTCCAGGCAGGCCCAGGTGAGGTAGGAGGGCAGGGGTCTCAGGAGGGCAGCCCTGCTCCCTGCCAGCAGTCACTTACCTGACAGAGAGCCCCAGGATGGGGAGAAGACACGGCCCCTGGGTTTTTTCAGGGTCTGAAAAGCACTGCCTCTTGGAAAGGACATTTGGGACCCTGTCATTTCACCGTCTCGTTGCTAGGTCACGTCCTCTGCCTCTGAGGAGCTCCAGAGCCTCCGCGATGCCGCGCTGTCTGCACATGGGCCAGACCCCTCGCGGGTAGAAGACCTTGGGGTCCAGTCccagccgcccccgcccccacccactcCGGTTACCCAGGCGCCCACCTCATCCTGGTCAGCGTCGAGGTCCAGCGAGGGCCCCCTCGGCAACCCGCTGGACGCCAGACAGGCCTTGATGGACGCCATCCGCTCCGGCACCGGAGCCGCAAGGCTGAGAAAGGTGAGGGTGTGAGACGGCGCGTGCGCGCTCTCTTGGGCTGTGGGAGGCCCAGGTCACCCCAATCCCCTCTGCTCCCCCTCCGTCCATCTGCGATGCATCCTGCGGGGCCCTGGTTGGGGTCCAGGCGACAGCATTCGTTTGGAAAATTACTGTTTCTGCAGTCCCTTGGGCGGAGCACACGTTTCTGGTTTTTCTGCAGTTTCTGCTCTATCCTGTTTTCTGTTTGGTCTGAACGTATCGCCTACCTGGTCCCTCAAAGCAGTGGATTTTGTCCACTGTAGGGTTCCCAAATTTTAAGGACTTTGATTAGGTAGGTTTTGAGATCTGCTTTAACTCCAAAATGATTCTGTGGATGGACTGATATTCTTTCCCTGCCCATTTCTAGTGGGTAGGAAGTTAGGCTAATCATAGGGAAGTGGTGACAGGTATTACTTTAAAAGAGATCATTTCCAGATCCTAAGCTTAAGTCCTCATGTGTCCCTGAAGAGGTCAGTACTatgattattctcattttacataaAAAGTGAATGAGGCTCAGAAAACCTGAGTAACGTGGTCTTGGTCACATAGGGCTGGACCTGGTGGGCACAGAAGGCCCTCAGAATGAAGGAGAGCAGCTGGCCCATGAGATGGGTGAGCCACTTCCACGGAGGAGGGCAGGCGCTGCTGAAAAATTTCCCGCCAGGAGCCTAGGGCAGCAAAGAGGGCAGGGAAGGCTCCCACAGGCAGCACAGCGGAAGGCAGTCCTCACTAAGGCCGGGATGCTGTTGCAGCCTGGGCTGGAGTGGCCTTAGCACGCTGACTGGGAGCCTCCCTGGGGCCACAGGCACAGCTCTCGGGTAGGCCCCAGAGTGTGTCCCTGGTGCTGGAGAGGTGTCCCTAGCTGTGCTCTGTGGCCCTAACAGGGACCCAAGACATCAGGTAGGGAGAATGCTAAGGGCACTCCATTTACCGAAAGCTCAGCCCTGCCTCAGGATGCTGGGAGAAGAAACTGCACTTAATCCCTTGGCCTTGGATGCCAGACTGTCCTCTGGATGCCGGGgatggggggagtgggggggcaGTTAAAATTGTTGAGGGCTTTCAGTTTGTTTTTACTTGTTTCCATTTCTCCATAAATTATATCTTGATGAGCTTAGTGCTTTATTACATGAAATGAGGGAAAGTGAAGACATCGGGGTGAATGGCTAAGTAAGCGTCCTAACAGTTAGACCTTGCAGACACTGATGAAGACAGCTCTGTAATTCAAACCTGAGACAAtctctctcctccatccatgtctCAACATCAAAATGAAAGTAAGGGCCAGTcatgggtcagaatggccaacatcaaaaagtctacaaaaaacaaatgctggagagggtgtggagaaaaaggaaccctcttacactgttggggggaatgtaaattagtgtagccactgtggagaagagtATAGAGTTccctttaaagatattttttaaagtttttttcaaaaaaatagaaataccatatgattcagcattcccactcctgagtatatatctggAGAAGACAAAAATTCTAGTTCAGAAAGCTAtatgcacccaaatgttcacagcagcactatttacagttaccaagacatggaagcaacttaagtgtccatcaacagatgaatggatagcgaagatgtgcatatacacactggaatactactcagctatgaaaaagaatgaaatgatgccagtTGCACCGCATGAATGGATCTTCACTTATCATACTAAGTaattcagatagagaaagacaaatattgtatggatATCACATatgcaaaatctaaaaaaaaaaaaaaaggacacaaacttatttacaaaacataaacagatacacagacatagaaaacaaacttatggttacaaagGGAAAAGTAGAGGATGGGAGTTTGAGAGTGACATATGCACACTGCtgcttttgctgctaagtcgcttcagtcgtgtccaactctgtgtgacaccagagacggcagcccaccaggctcccccatccctggggttctccaggcaagaacactggagtgggttgccatttccttctccagtgcataaaagtgaaacatgaaagtgaagtcgctcagtcatgtccgactcctagcgaccccattggctgcagcctaccaggctcctccatccatgggattttccaggcaagagtactactgtgtataaaataggtaatcaacaaggacttattgtatagcacagggaactatattcattatcttgtCGTAGCATCTAgtcaaaaataatctgaaaaagtagCCATGGTGGGAGGccttggtgactcagcagtaaagaatccacccacagtgcAGCAGgtgtgggtgtgatccctgggtcaggaagatgccctggaggaggaaatggctacacacttcagtattcttgcctggagaatcccatggacagaggagcctggcgagctacagtccgtagggtcacaaaagagttggaaatgactgaagtgactgagaatgcacGCATTCATATCTATATCTCTatctctatgtatatatatacctgagtcactttgctgtacacctgaagctaacataatattgttaatcaactatagttcaaagaaagaaagtgccAGTGGTTCCCAGAGAATCCAAAGCAACACAGCCAGTTCTcaaccctggtggttcagctggtccCTGGGAACAATTTAAGAGTTTCTGAAAACATTGTTTTCAAAGTGAAATCCACAAGACATCTCATCCTGtggttgtagatttttcagaGGTTTGAGCCTACAAATCTGCAATTTTACCAAATCACTTTCCATTGAGGTTTGAGATCATTATCTGTGTCATTTGAGCTTTGATACAGTTTGAATACCGCTGAATATGAAGGCTGTACTTATTTCTCCTATACTCATATTCTCATGGACTGATTTTGGATGGTTTCAGATAGCTGTTCCTCTCCCCACATCTGGCAGGAGTCCTAAGGAATAGGGGCACTGAGAGAAATCTTGCCACCCATGCCACCTTGAACCTCAGGCTTTCTCTGTCTTAGAGTGTGCACAAGGGCCTTccagaaaggaaggggaaaaaatcaagttTGGGAATTGtctgaaaaagcagaggaagctATTTGTGCTAATGggaaagaaagtaggggaaaatgCAAGGGCGGTGGGAGAAAGGGCTGGGACCAGGTGAGGCCTGCTGGGTGGCAGGTGGGGATGCAGGGAGAGTGTGTGTCCACACAGCAAGCAGCACAGCCTGGGGGGCTAACAGAAAGAGCCACGGGAGGCCCAGGCCTGGCCGCTGCTCATCACCATCTCAGCTTCCTAGCAGCTGCTTGAGATGGCAGTCAGAAGCccacattttatttgtttcttggaTTAATCTAAGTGTTGGGACCTGCCTTCTCCATCCTGGAAGGGTTGAGGCAGTGAGTCTGGTGCATCTGAGATTTTGATGCCCAGAGCAGTTTAAGAGATGCCCCTAGGCTGACAGCCAGGCCCCAGATGAGAGGGTGAAGATGACCTGGGAGACCCTGACCATTTGCTCAGTGCCGCACACCTTACCTGGAGGCCGCAGAGCTGAGTGACGGGACTGTGTAGGTCACTGCTCTACGCAGTAAGCCAGGCCTCTCACTGGCAGTCTGCATCTCCCGTTCCTGTAAGCCCTGAAGGACATGTGACTTAGGAAGTCAGGACCATCCATCCACCCTGCAGCCTCGGCTCAGCCTCCATCAGGGACGCACAGGGCAGCTGAGACAGTCTGGCCTCACCTGGAACCAGTGGTTGTCCTCCCAGAGGCACACACCTGACCTCCTTTTCAAGCAGCTTCCCCCCACCATTGGTGTGGCGCAGCAGACCTGTGACACCAGGGGACACGCATGCAGCTCAGCTGAGCAGGGCCAGCTGGGCCTtccgaggagcctggcgaggcAGCGCTTCTCTGCAGGCACGGGCTGTGGAGGTCTTTGTGACTTCGCATCAGATGCACTTTCGTACACGTTCTGACACTTGCTCCTCAAGTCATTTGAGCTTTGCCTCTTCAGCCTTCTTTCACCATTCAGGCTTTTAAAGTTGCATAACCTTGAGGAAAAGATGCAAAGCGCCGGGCTCCGGGACTCATGCCATGTGGCCTGTGCTGTCTGTGGGTTCTCAGTATGAGCAGATGCTCCtttgtcctgggtgttcagtgacGCTTCAGGATGCATGTAGCAAGGACAGCATCCTGGACTGAGGGTGCTCCCTACTCTGCTGGGTAATGTGAGGGGCTGCAGTGCCTGAGGCCACCTCCTCCAGTACAAGCAGGGTATCTGACCCTGCTGGGAGGGTGTTCGGGGACCAGACTCTTACTGCTAAACACAGGCACAGTGACTCACCCTCCTGGAACACATTTTGCGCTGGCAATGATGCTGCTTATGCTAAAAGGCAAGAGGGTAGCTTTGATGTAGGGGGAATCATTCCCTTAGAAGCGAGTTGGCCATTTTTCAGGGTGATTGGAAGTCCATTTGCCTCCCTCCATGGTATGTAGTGAACACCTCtgactctgtgtctgtgagtgtcaGAGCCACGCCTGCTTTGTCTTTCCTCCAGCCCCAGGTGACAGCATCCTTGGCTTTGCTCAGTCTGCTGTCCCATCCGCAGTAGACATGGCTCTCCTATCTTGAGTGCAAGGCTCAGACCCTGGACTGTGCCCCCCGCCCACCTCCCAGTACACTTCTGCCTTCCACTCCATCCTGAATTCATATTCATGGTGAAACTGTGCCCATCCGGTCGGACAGTCTTTGTCAGTCTGCTTTGAATGCATCCTTTCAGAGGTTCTGGGATGGACAGCAAGTGCCCTTTTAAtctgtgtttatatttaaaacattcacaCATCCAGCTATTCATCCACAAGCATTTCCTGAGAACCCACCAGAGTCCAGGATCGCAGTAGCTGCTCTCGATAGAGACATGAATGAAGCATTGTCTGTGCTCTTGGGGGTTATCAACCAGGAGTAGAGAAAGAGGGGGTTTGTCCTTCGCCTTAGCCTTAGGGACATCTCCTAAAGTGAGGGACCTGGTGAAAGCCCCAAGGCCTTTTCTTTGTGTGTCCCAGCAGTCCTCTACGGAGGGCCAAGAGTGAGCACCTCCTCCGTTATGCTTCTGGGAGGGAACACTGCAGCTTCCAGCCCACAGATGGGAAGGCGGGGCACAGGTGTCCTGCGGCCTTTTCCCCAGCCTTAACCAGGTCAGGGCCGCTGCTGGCCCAGACCCCAGGGCAGTCCAGCCCGGGTGGCCAGCCTCTGGGAATGCCTTACTAGGTCCCATGACATCCCCACCCTGGCTGGGCCCTCCCAGGTGTGTGTTTCCCACCGCAGGAATTAACTGAGTCAGACCACACATGTGTCCTGGCGCTTGGTCTTGGCAGCAGACCCCGTGAGAAGTGATTAGACAGCTGACATGACGTCAGCGCCCCAGGGACTGGAGCCAGCACagcaaagcagcagcagcagcaaacgtcTATTCTCCTAAGCCAGAGCCCCTTCGCTTGTGGGGAGAGAACCCAAGTTCTGTGACCGGGAGCCAGCACGAGAGAACTGTCAGCCGCCCACACCCCGTCCCACACTGTGCTCAGCAAGCACACTGTAGACCTTGGATGTGTTCCGGTTAGGTTGGAATAGTTCAGCGGTACAGACAGGCCAGCTCTGTCTTTGCTGCCTGGTGACCATCCTGCCTGTCGCAGACTTTTCAGGTGACCTTTTTCCTACAGGTAGAACCCAGGGTTGTCTGTCATCACAGGCTACCTGCTGAGTGACCCCCGAGGATGCTGTTCCCTCTTCCTGAAAGGAAAAGGTTTCACCTCCTAGTTTTGCCAACTAATTCCCAGTCATCCTGCATGTTCCTGAATTAACCTCAAGCCCCCAGGAAGTCTTCCGCTGCCTCCTGGCTGGAGGAGGGGCCCGCCAGAGCATTACCTCATTTCCCCGCACAGTCACATCACGGTCTAATCTCAGTAACGATCTGTGTAACCTCTGCATGGTGCCTGCTCTCCTGCCACACTGTGAGCTCCAGTGGGTCCCAAGGCTTTGCACAGCCCCCAACACAGAGTGGTTGCTCAGTAACTATCTTTTGGGAGAATGGAGAGGGAGCGGGCATCTCCTGCCACCATATCACCTGACTCTCCATACCAGTGGCAGAGTGCAACTCAGGGTCCCTGTACTCAGAGCTCATTGATTGCATAATCATTATAAACTTGCCAAGAATCCACATCAAGCTAGAAGAAACCACcttcttctctggaaaataagATGAGTTCTGGGCACCTTCAGGCTTCCACCAGGGCTCCTGTTCCCCTTCTGCACAGCTGCTTGACTGACTCCCTCGGGCACCCACAAGTGCCCAGGAGCTGACCTGTCCAGGCGGGAAGACATCAGTCAGAGCAGAGAACCCTGCTGCTCCCTAACAACTTCTCCCCTCCCTCACTCTGAGCTTCAGATCTGTCACCACTGTTCATTTTACCTTTTCCCATATAAACATCATTTTCCTTCACAGGCATGGAAGCAAAACGATGCCTGGATATTTTTACAGCTTTCTGGCTTGGCCTTAAACTGCAAGCTTTGtccttcattgtttttcttcttgtccAACCAAACTAAGAAGGACTCTTTTAGGAAGCGTGAAACCTTAGGGACACCAGGGAACCTTCTAGAGCTTTTCTCTCTGCAGCATCCCCTTGTCCCCttgccagggaggggagggagggtagTCTCTCCTCCTGAATTGGGTCACACCCGTCCTAGGGCAGGTCCCCTGATCATGTGAGCTGATACTGAGCAGCAGACTACTCCCTTCCTTAGCAAGGTGGCTTACACTTGGGTGGACCCTAATGGCCGTCAGCATCATTTTGCTACCTGTGGCCAATTCTATTGCCAAGATCTCTCTCACTGAATTGTCCAAGCCAAAGCTTTTTAGTGCTGACCTGCAATTTCCTCTTTGACACTGAAGTTTAGGACTTTTCcttcccaaatatttttttttagttcactGAGAACTGTGAAAATCTGGATTCGGCCATCAGGTTGCTATTAGTGGTGATGAGAGCTCCTTCCAGCCAGAGATTCAAATGCTCCCAGCCCCGGGCTCCTACGCTGGCAACACTGGGGTTGCCAGGCTGGTCTAAAGCAGGGTCACTGCCAGGAGCGCAGGGGATGTGCAGCGCCCCCTTGCTTTACTCACCTGCCCCTTAACTCCCCTCACTGGGCCATGCTCCCACCTACCCTTTTGTGTCCTGGGAGATTCATCTTCGCAACTTGGAACTGCCTTCTGAAAGGTGCTTCTCCCAGTGGGGCCAGGCTGTAAGTGGCCACGGTGCCTGGGATATCTCCTCGTGCTTAGTGCTGAGATGCTCAGTGAAGTGGCAGCGGGGTTGCTGACGGTGCTGTGAGGGACAGCACAAGCCtcatggggggagggggaggggtcctGTAATGTAGACACCATCACCCCACTTACC
This DNA window, taken from Bos indicus isolate NIAB-ARS_2022 breed Sahiwal x Tharparkar chromosome 4, NIAB-ARS_B.indTharparkar_mat_pri_1.0, whole genome shotgun sequence, encodes the following:
- the COBL gene encoding protein cordon-bleu isoform X4, whose amino-acid sequence is MDALRASAAKPPTGRKMKARAPPPPGKPATPNLHSGQRSPRRASPGPPQNQLSRKHSLDDGVVAMTVVLPSGLEKRSVVNGSHAMMDLLVELCLQNHLNPSNHALEIRSSETQQPLNFKPNTLVGTLNVHTVFLKEKVPEAKVKPVPPKVPEKTVRLVVNYLRTQKAVVRVSPEVPLQSILPVICAKCEVSPEHVVLLRDNVAGEELELSKSLNELGIKELYAWDNKRVLLTKTKSEPSLSCRETFRKSSLSNDETDKEKKKFLGFFKVNKRSNNKGCLTTPNSPCVNPRSVILGPSLSLGNISGVSVKSDLKKRRAPPPPTLPRAGPPVQDKTSEKMSLGSQIDLQKKKRRAPAPPPPQPPPPSPLVPPRTEDREEGRKGRTVSLSMGPGGPCSVDGAPPVPSEAEETVSVSSCFASEDTTEDSGVMSSPSDIVSLDSQHDSMKSKDRWSTEQEDCSDQDLAGTPEPGPPKSPLWERSSSENRHLRNRKAAPASHEDEEIFMTGQFQKTLAELDEDLEEMEESYEADTGPLANSIHGMSTPHGDPEAVPVTFIGEVLDDPVDSGVFSNRNNNAGSFDLGSTADSKAQPPPHQAECPQQHSQRRAAGPSSPAPSREPEREVRSALTNTWKEVDPRKMEPTASSASALHTHHWNGKEEGRAPVSAHSGGTPAPGRVTPQLGKEKASDGKGDISTLPPWHQRGQHPVGSYGLKYGLTTYKIVPPKSEMKCYDRGASLSVGAIKIDELGNLVSPHVHTGRTVVPSSPTLEAETPPIGKVKEFWRSNSVEKHSGRPMERPKRTPTPTTPTNLQPQESRLRGEPTSPDPQGTLPGPQSPHSEDGRAVGEGRSWPPPAATRPLQVPAANTAEVPFLKPQRRTSSQYMASAIAKRIGTPKVHSDAGRRQDNTQRTCEGTAPEPVVAPPAVKDSTTPSPNPGTGVRPEGEELTAGPHPGWQVSSPYGKLSAQDYPSGIHRNSHGSLVTAAQRDQASVGQSSGLSGEQNIRTHRTDSASNPKYKSDGLSPSRLHSGDDQTSGSTLVNGSRWVPIHSEPPCSPRVSDTNGRAGQEPPQREEKPSLLSTGVLEADGTLPASIFGPKKKFRPVVQRPAPKDTSLHSALMEAIHSAGGKDRLRKIPEPGSKGGPKKPSYTEADGERSALLAAIRGHSGTCSLRKVTSSASEELQSLRDAALSAHGPDPSRVEDLGVQSQPPPPPPTPVTQAPTSSWSASRSSEGPLGNPLDARQALMDAIRSGTGAARLRKHSCPILAKV